The DNA region TAGTTGCCATCATTCAGTTGGGCACTCTAGCGAGACTGCCGGTGACAAACCGGAGGAAGGTGGGGATGACGTCAAATCATCATGCCCCTTATGACCTGGGCTACACACGTGCTACAATGGGAAGTACAACGAGTCGCTAGGCCGCGAGGTCATGCAAATCTCTTAAAGCTTCTCTCAGTTCGGATTGTAGGCTGCAACTCGCCTACATGAAGCCGGAATCGCTAGTAATCGCGGATCAGCACGCCGCGGTGAATACGTTCCCGGGCCTTGTACACACCGCCCGTCACACCACGAAAGTTTGTAACACCCGAAGTCGGTGAGGTAACCTTTTGGAGCCAGCCGCCTAAGGTGGGATAGATGATTGGGGTGAAGTCGTAACAAGGTAGCCGTATCGGAAGGTGCGGCTGGATCACCTCCTTTCTAAGGAATATTACGGAACTACACGGTTCGTCAACACTTTGTTCAGTTTTGAGAGGTCTACTCTCAATTATATAGCTTTACTGGGGCCTTAGCTCAGCTGGGAGAGCGCCTGCTTTGCACGCAGGAGGTCAGCGGTTCGATCCCGCTAGGCTCCATTAGTAACCAATGGTTACTAGATTGTTCATTGAAAACTGGATATTGAAGTAAAAAAAGTAATCAAAACAAACCGAGAACACCGCGTTGAAGAGTTAATTAATTAATTGTTCGAAGCTTATTTTATTGACCAACCTTCTATCGCTAGAAGAAGTAGTCAAGACCCAACCGCAAGGTTGACAAGGTTAAGTGAATAAGGGCGCACGGTGGATGCCTTGGCATTAGGAGCCGATGAAGGACGGGACTAACACCGATATGCTTTGGGGAGCTGTAAGTGAGCTATGATCCAGAGATTTCCGAATGGGGGAACCCAGCATCTTTTATAGGATGTTACTTTCCAGTGAATACATAGCTGGTTAGAGGTAGACGCAGAGAACTGAAACATCTAAGTACCTGCAGGAAGAGAAAGAAAATTCGATTCCCTGAGTAGCGGCGAGCGAAACGGGAAGAGCCCAAACCAACAAGCTTGCTTGTTGGGGTTGTAGGACTCCAATATGGTAGTCTGTCAGGATAGTCGAAGGACTTGGAAAGGTCCGCCAAAGTGGGTAATAGCCCCGTAGACGAAATTGTGACAGCACCTAGGAGGATCCTGAGTACGGCGGAACACGAGAAATTCCGTCGGAATCCGCGGGGACCATCCCGTAAGGCTAAATACTCCCTAATGACCGATAGTGAACCAGTACCGTGAGGGAAAGGTGAAAAGCACCCCGGAAGGGGAGTGAAATAGATCCTGAAACCGTGTGCCTACAACAAGTTCGAGCCCGTTAATGGGTGAGAGCGTGCCTTTTGTAGAATGAACCGGCGAGTTACGATTGCATGCGAGGTTAAGGTGAAGAGCCGGAGCCGCAGCGAAAGCGAGTCTGAATAGGGCGAATGAGTATGTAGTCGTAGACCCGAAACCATGTGATCTACCCATGGCCAGGTTGAAGGTGTGGTAAAACGCACTGGAGGACCGAACCCACGTACGTTGAAAAGTGCGGGGATGAGCTGTGGGTAGCGGAGAAATTCCAAACGAACTTGGAGATAGCTGGTTCTCTCCGAAATAGCTTTAGGGCTAGCGTCGAAGTTGAGAATGATGGAGGTAGAGCACTGTTTGGACTAGGGGCCCATCTCGGGTTACCGAATTCAGATAAACTCCGAATGCCATTCATTCATATTCGGCAGTCAGACTGCGAGTGATAAGATCCGTAGTCGAAAGGGAAACAGCCCAGACCACCAGCTAAGGTCCCAAAATAACTATTAAGTGGAAAAGGATGTGGGGTTGCACAGACAACTAGGATGTTGGCTTAGAAGCAGCCACCATTTAAAGAGTGCGTAATAGCTCACTAGTCGAGTGACCCTGCGCCGAAAATGTACCGGGGCTAAATAGTTTACCGAAGCTGTGGATCACACCTCTGGTGTGATGGTAGGAGAGCGTTCTAAGGGCGTTGAAGGTCGATCGTGAGGACGGCTGGAGCGCTTAGAAGTGAGAATGCCGGTATGAGTAGCGAAAGACGGGTGAGAATCCCGTCCACCGTATGACTAAGGTTTCCTGGGGAAGGCTCGTCCGCCCAGGGTTAGTCGGGACCTAAGCCGAGGCCGATAGGCGTAGGCGATGGACAACAGGTTGATATTCCTGTACCAGTTGTTTTTGTTTGAACAATGGAGGGACGCAGGAGGCTAAGGAATGCATGCGACTGGAAGTGCATGTCCAAGCAGTAAGTCTTGAGTAGAGTCAAATGCTTTACTCTGTACGGACAAGCTGTGATGGGGAGGGAAATAATAGTACCGAAGTTCCTGATGTCACACTGTCAAGAAAAGCTTCTAGTGAGAAAACAACTGCCCGTACCGTAAACCGACACAGGTAGTCGAGGAGAGTATCCTAAGGTGAGCGAGCGAACTCTCGTTAAGGAACTCGGCAAAATGACCCCGTAACTTCGGGAGAAGGGGTGCTGACTTCGGTCAGCCGCAGTGAATAGGCCCAAGCGACTGTTTATCAAAAACACAGGTCTCTGCAAAATCGAAAGATGAAGTATAGGGGCTGACGCCTGCCCGGTGCTGGAAGGTTAAGAGGATGGGTTAGCTTCGGCGAAGCTCAGAATTGAAGCCCCAGTAAACGGCGGCCGTAACTATAACGGTCCTAAGGTAGCGAAATTCCTTGTCGGGTAAGTTCCGACCCGCACGAAAGGCGTAACGATTTGGGCACTGTCTCAACGAGAGACTCGGTGAAATTTTAGTACCTGTGAAGATGCAGGTTACCCGCGACAGGACGGAAAGACCCCATGGAGCTTTACTGTAGCTTGATATTGAGTGTTTGTACCACATGTACAGGATAGGTAGGAGCCGATGAAACCGGAACGCTAGTTTCGGTGGAGGCGCTGGTGGGATACTACCCTTGTGTTATGAACCCTCTAACCCGCAGCCCTAATCGGGCTGGGAGACAGTGTCAGGTGGGCAGTTTGACTGGGGCGGTCGCCTCCTAAAAGGTAACGGAGGCGCCCAAAGGTTCCCTCAGAATGGTTGGAAATCATTCGCAGAGTGTAAAGGCAGAAGGGAGCTTGACTGCGAGACTTACAAGTCGAGCAGGGACGAAAGTCGGGCTTAGTGATCCGGTGGTTCCGCATGGAAGGGCCATCGCTCAACGGATAAAAGCTACCCTGGGGATAACAGGCTTATCTCCCCCAAGAGTCCACATCGACGGGGAGGTTTGGCACCTCGATGTCGGCTCGTCGCATCCTGGGGCTGTAGTCGGTCCCAAGGGTTGGGCTGTTCGCCCATTAAAGCGGCACGCGAGCTGGGTTCAGAACGTCGTGAGACAGTTCGGTCCCTATCCGTCGCGGGCGTTGGAAATTTGAGAGGAGCTGTCCTTAGTACGAGAGGACCGGGATGGACTTACCGCTGGTGTACCAGTTGTTCTGCCAAGGGCATTGCTGGGTAGCTATGTAGGGAAGGGATAAACGCTGAAAGCATCTAAGTGTGAAGCCCACCTCAAGATGAGATTTCCCATTTCTTTAAGAAAGTAAGACCCCTCAGAGATGATGAGGTAGATAGGTTGGAAGTGGAAGTGCAGTGATGTACGGAGCGGACCAATACTAATCGGTCGAGGACTTAACCAAAAGAAATAAAATAAATGATCTTGGTAAGTAGTGATTACAAGCTTCAATCCAGTTTTGAGTGAATCATCACTCAATTGAATACAACAACACCCAGTGTGGTGGCGATAGCGAGAAGGATACACCTGTTCCCATGCCGAACACAGAAGTTAAGCTTCTTAGCGCCGATTGTAGTGAAGGGTTTCCCTTTGTGAGAGTAGGACGTCGCCGCGCTCGTTGTTATTCCGGCATAGCTCAGTTGGTAGTAGCGCATGACTGTTAATCATGATGTCGTAGGTTCGAGTCCTACTGCCGGAGTAAGAAGAACGAAAAACTTTTTAAGTTTTCGTTCTTTTTTTGTTTTAAATGAAAAGAATTATATCTTTTGAAAGAATAATGAAAAGATGAAATAATGATATAGTAGATAAATCGATTAATTTTATCTAACAGTTTTGTCATATCAGCAATCTATTTTGTAAAAATTTAGCTTTGTTACTAGGTTTTTTGATATAATTGTTTGTAATCCGAACGAACTAGGTCTTAAGATTGAGTGGAGATTCTTCAACCTGTGGTATAATAGCTTGGAGAAGTTAGGAGGAGCAACGTGAAAGTATTATTATATTTTGAAGGTGAAAAAATATTAGCCAAGTCAGGAATTGGCCGGGCACTTGACCATCAAAAGCGAGCACTTTCTGCTGTGGGAATCGAGTATACATTGGATGCTGAATGCACAGATTACGATATATTGCACATAAATACATATGGAATCAATAGTCACAATATGGTGAATAAAGCTCGGAAAATGGGAAAAAAAGTGATATATCATGCTCATTCAACTGAAGAAGACTTTAGAAACTCCTTTATCGGTTCTAATCAACTATCACCTTTAGTTAAAAAGTATTTGGTAAGTTTGTATTCTAAAGCAGATTATTTAATTACACCAACACCTTACTCTAAGGATTTGCTAGAAGGCTATGGAATAAAAGTCCCGATTGCCTCAATTTCGAATGGTATCGATCTGAAGCGTTTTGAACGTTCGAAAACAAAAGAAGAAAAATTCAAGGAGTATTTTAATATCTCAAGCAATCAAAAAGTAATTATTTGTGTAGGATTATATTTTGAAAGAAAAGGAATCATTGATTTTGTTGAGTTAGCTAGACAGTTTCCAGACTATCGTTTTATCTGGTTTGGTCATACGCCAATGTATTCAATTCCAAGAACGATTCGTACGCTTGTTAGAGAAGATCATCCTAAGAATGTTGAATTTCCTGGCTATATAAAAGGAGATATTATTGAAGGAGCCTACTCAGCAGCAGATTTATTTTTCTTTCCTTCCTATGAAGAAACAGAAGGAATTGTGATATTAGAGGCTTTAGCAAGTAAGCAGCAAGTTTTAGTAAGGGATATTCCAGTATATAAAGGCTGGCTTAAAGATAAAGAAAATTGTTACATGGGCTCAACAAATGAAGAATTTGCTTCTTTGATCGAGTCGCTGATCGAAAAAAAACTGCCAAATACCTGTGAGTCAGGATATGAAGTGGCCAAGCAAAAAAGTATTGAACGAATCGGTCATGATTTAAAAGAAGTTTATGAAACAGTATTAAATCGTGGTCATACAAATGAAAGTGAACAAATCTATCTAAAAAATTGAAGGTAATGGAGGGGAACATTGTGAAATTTGGTTTCTTTACAGATACATACTTTCCCCAGGTCAGTGGGGTTGCTACATCAATAAAAACACTTAAAGAAGAACTTGAGAAAAAAGGACATCAGGTCTATATTTTTACGACTACAGATCCTAATGCAAAGGAATTTGAAGAAGACGTGATTCGAATGCCCAGTGTTCCTTTTGTATCTTTTAAAGATAGAAGAATCGTTGTTCGGGGAATGTGGTATGCTTATCTGATTGCTAAAGAGCTGGAACTAGACTTAATCCATACACATACAGAATTTGGAGCAGGTTTATTAGGAAAAATGGTTGGGAAAAAATTAAAAATACCAGTTATTCATACCTATCATACAATGTATGAGGATTATTTACATTATATTGCCAAAGGCAAAGTAGTTCGCCCAACGCATGTAAAATATTTTTCTCGTTTTTTTGCAAATCATACAACGGGTGTAGTTTGCCCTAGTGAGCGTGTCATTGATAAGCTGAGGGAATATGGGGTGACTGCTCCTATGAGGATCATTCCAACGGGTATTGATATAAAAAAATTTGAAAGACCTGATATCACCGAGCAAATGAAAGAAGACTTACGAGAAGAGCTAGGGTTAACTAAAGAGAATATGATGCTTTTATCTTTAAGCCGTATCTCATATGAAAAAAATATTCAAGCAATTATTCAAGGTTTACCAATTATATTTGAACGATTTCCCAATGCTCGTTTCGTGATCGTAGGTGATGGACCCTATGTAGAAAAACTATCTTGCTTAGCAGAAGACCTAAATATTCGTGAAAAGATTCAATTTGTCGGTGAAGTACCTAATGATCAAGTAGCAATCTATTATAAAGCTGCGGATTATTTTGTCAGCGCCTCAACCTCTGAAACTCAAGGATTAACGTATACGGAAGCGATGGCTTCGGGTGTTCCCTGTGTAGTTGAGGGGAATGCTTACTTAAATAATCTATTTGACCATGAAAGTTTAGGACATACATTTGAGAGTGATGATGAATTTGCATCAGCATTTATTGCCTATGTTGAATCAGGGATCAAACCAGATGAAACCATTTTAAAAGATAAACTTTATGAGATATCTGCTTCTTATTTTGGTAATCGAATGTTTGAATTTTACGAAGATATGATTAAATATTATGATCAACGATTGGTAGAAAAAGAAGCTGCTGCTTCAATTGAACGTATTAAAGTTAAATTTACATCTTTAAGAAAATAAATGTTAAAACTTTTATTCTTAGTTTATACTGAGGATAGAAGTTTTTTTATTAAACAAAAATAGGGAGGAAATAAAATGCCACAAATAGGATTTATCGGAACAGGTGTGATGGGCGCTTCGATTGTTAGAAACATGATGAAACATGGACTAAAAGTCAATGTTTATAATCGAACAAAGAGTAAAACTGATGAACTTGTAAAAGAAGGTGCAATTTGGAAGGAGACGCCAGCAGAAATCGCTGCTTCAAGCGATATTATTTTTACAATGGTTGGCTTTCCAAAAGATGTCGAAACGATTTATTTCGATGATAATGGGATCTTCACTGAAAATATCCAAGGGAAAATTATTGTAGATTTGACCACAAGTACGCCGACATTGGCACAAAAAATTGCTGAAAAAGCCAGTGCCCTAGGTGGAGTTGCTTTGGATGCGCCAGTATCAGGGGGAGATTTAGGTGCAAAGAATGGCACATTAACAATTATGGTCGGTGGAGAGAAAGAGGCATATGATCAGTTACTGCCTGTTTTTAAGACGTTTGGAACAACTGTCACTCTACATGGAAATGCCGGAAAAGGTCAGCACACTAAAATGGCAAATCAAATCATGATAGCAGGAACAATGACAGGGATGACTGAAATGCTTGTTTATGCCAATAAAGCTGGTTTAGATTTGGACAAAGTGATCGAAACTCTTTCTGGTGGAAGTGCTGCAAATTGGTCTTTAAGTAACTATAGTCCAAGAATTCTAAGAGAAGATTACACTCCAGGCTTTTTCGTAAAGCATTTTATAAAAGATTTAAAGATTGCATTGGATGAGGCAGAAAAAATGGACCTTGACCTACCATCAACGAAATTAGCAGTTGAACTCTATGAAAAGCTTGCTAATAAAGGTTTTGAGAACGATGGAACCCAAGCTTTGATCAAACTTTGGTGGGATGAAGGAAAACGCTCTTAGATCAAAAATTAAAGAACAGCAAAAAAATGAAAAAAAATGACGAAATATCATGCAAGAAACGCAATGTTTTGATACAATGGTACAGAACTAGTTTGCAGAGGGAGGCCCATTTATGAAACATTCACAACTTGTGGCGATCATTAAAAGACTTGAAGCGATGACTGAAGCAACAGACAACGAAATTCAAGTACGCCGCTTTGAAAAAGAAGGCGTAGAAAAATGCATCGTGAATTATGATAAATCGACTGAAACATTTGAATTAACAGAAAGTGATTCTCAACAAAGCTATCAATTTGATAATATCGATATTGTAGCAATGGAGATCTATGATTTAATTCAATAAAAAAGAATACTCAAAAACCTTGTGGCATACAATTTGTATGCCACAAGGTTTTTTTTACTAAGCGGTTGTCAATTCTTTAAAGATAGTTTTGACAGTAGTTTTTTCTTTGATGCGGTAAGCATTTGAACCAGCAAAGACCAATGCATCCTCTGGTTCTTTCGTCACTGCATTCAACAATGTCTCAGTGATACAATATGGAATCGTTTCGCGATCACAATGTTTATAGGACAAGCAATTACGGCATTTTTCAATCGGAATTTGCTCATGTTTGATTCGCTCAGAAAAACGATTTTTTATAGCTCTACCCGGCATACCTACAGGACTTTTAATGATAGTGATATCTTCTTTTTCAGCTTTGATATACGCCTCTTTAAAAGATTCTGGTGCGTCACATTCTTCTGTTACAACAAAACGTGTAGCCATCTGTACGCCTGAACAACCTAAACTGAGATAATGATCGATATCCTCACGATCAAAAACACCACCGGCAAAAATAACTGGAATTTTTTTATTGAAGTCTGCTCCAAAAGAGTTGACTGTTTCAACGATTTTTATGATCTCTTCGTCCATTTGTTCAATGCTCTGCTCGATCACTTCAGCTTTAAAACCAAGATGTCCTCCAGCTTTCGGACCTTCGATCACAACAAAATCCGCTGTTTTGTTGTACCTTTTTTTCCAGGTACTTAGAAGAACCCTTGCACCCTTATTAGAGGAGACGATTGGTGCTATTTTAGTTTGGCTTCCTTCAACTAATTCGGGTAAATTGATCGGTAGCCCAGCTCCGGAAATAATGACATCCGCGCCAACTTCAACACATCTTTTTACATAACGATCATAGTGAAAAGTTGCCGCCATGATATTGAATCCAATCAGTCCGCCACAAGCGATCTCTTTTGCTTTTTCAAATTGTTTTTGAATGGCGATCATGTTTGCTCTTAGTGGTGACTTTTCAAACGATTCTTCCTGATATCCGATTTGTGCGGTTGATAAAATACCGATGCCACCTTCGCGGCTAACTGCACCAGCTAAATTCGCTAAGCTGACTCCAATGCCCATACCACCTTGGATGATAGGCACTTTTGCAACAAGACCGTCTATTACTAATGGTTTTAAAGACATATTTTTGCTCCTTTGTATTAGTAAAAAAATGTAAATACTTTGATATTCAAACTAAAACAAATGATAGTCAATTGAAGGGGAACTGTCAAATGTTTTTTTTAGAAAGTCAAGAAAGTACCAATTTAAAAATTTTTTTATTTGAAATAGTCTTGATATGATGGGCTTTTTAGTTAAGAATAATTAAAAATCAAATATTTTACTTGCAATCTCTTTTTATATACGATATAGTTTGAACATCAAATGATTTGATTATCAAACTATATGGATGGTGCGCACACATGGAACCTAATTTAGAAACAGTCAACGATTATCTTGTCAGTGTCTTCAATGATATTTTAACGATCGAAGAATCTGAGCTAAAAAAATCACAATTTAATGATCTATCCATTACAGAGATGCATACGATCGAAGCAATCGGTATGTACAAAAAGAAAACCTCTTCAGAAGTCGCAAAAGAATTGTCGATTACTGTTGGCACTTTGACTGTTGCAATCAATAATCTTGTAAAAAAAGGTTATGTTGAACGGATTCGAAGTGAGGATGATCGTAGAGTTGTTAAATTAGGTTTGACAAAGAAAGGGAAATTACTTTTCAGAGTCCACCAACATTTCCATAGAGAAATGGTGAAACGAATTTTAAGCGGAATGGATAAATCAGAAGAGCAAGCATTATTGAAAGCTCTAAAAAATCTTCATGATTTCTTGAAGGAATATAAGTAAAAAGTGAGGGCCAAAATGAACCAATTCGCAAAAATAACTTGTACAGGCCGATATGTTCCTGAAAATGTTGTTTCCAATCAGCAGTTAACAACAATGATGGAGACATCTGACGAATGGATTTCAAGTCGGACTGGGATACGGGCAAGAAATATTGTTACCAATGAAAATACTTCGGACTTATGTATCAAGGTAGCCGAACAATTATTAAAAAAATCTGGTAAAAAACCGGAAGAATTAGATTTTATTCTAGTTGCTACGATGACACCGGATTATGGAACACCTTCTGTTGCATGTTTGGTTCAAGGAAGTATCGCTGCACAAAATGCATTTGCTTTTGATATAAGTGCTGCATGTTCTGGGTTTGTTTATGCTTTAAGTATGGGTGAAAAATTGATACGTACTGGCAAAAGACTTGGAATGATCATTGGCGGTGAAACTTTGTCAAAAGTGATCGATTGGAATGATCGTACAACAGCAGTGCTGTTTGGAGATGGGGCGGCAGGTGTAATACTTGAAGCAGATACTGAAGAACATTTTCTTAGTGAAAAGCTTCAGGCAGATGGGAAAAGAGCTAAGTCGCTAACTTCAGGATATTTAGAAAACAAGAGTCCTTTTTATACAGAATCTTCAGAAGAATCTAATTATCTCAAAATGACAGGCAGAGATATTTATGATTTTTCTTTAAAAGATGTAGCAAGTAATATTCGTGAAATCGTCGAAGAAGATGTTGATTACTTATTACTACATCAGGCAAATAAACGAATCATCGAAAAAATATCTCGAAAGCTCGCTATTCCAAGAGAAAAATTTTTAACGAATATGGAACAAAATGGCAATACTTCTGCCGCGAGCATTCCCTTATTATTAGATGAATCAGTAGAAGCAGGAGTACTGAAAATTGGCTCCGGACAAAAAATCGTGTTAACAGGTTATGGCGGCGGTTTAACGTGGGGATCGATCCTCTTAACGCTATAAGACTGTGACTATATAAATTAAAAAAGAAATTCATTGGAGGAATATACACATGGTATTCGAAAAAATTCAAGCAATTATTGTAGAAGAATTAGGTAAAGAGCCGGAAGAAGTAAAATTAACAACAAACATCCAAGAAGAGTTAGATGCAGATAGTTTAGATCTATTCCAAATCATCAACGAAATCGAAGATGCATTCGATGTAAAAATTGAATCAGAAGACGGCATCACAACAGTGCAGGACTTAGTGACATACGTAGAAAAACAAACAGCAGAATAATCAAGCTCATTTGCTTACACATAGAATTGGCAAAACAAAGTATTTTTGGGAAGCCAAACGCTTGCTGAAAATCTAGCTTTTTTACACTGTTAGTTGGAATTAGAAAGGCTGGTACTAAACTTATTGAGTTTTGTTCCAGCTCTTTTTTCATTAAGGATTTAAGGGAGGTCGTTTATGCGATCACAGATTTGTAAGTTGCTTAACATTCAGTATCCAATTTTTCAAGGTGGAATGGCCTGGATTGCAGATGCTTCCTTAGCAGGAGCTGTTTCAAATGCTGGTGGTTTGGGAATCATCGCAGGAGGTAACGCGCCCAAAGAAGTTGTACAGGCAGAAATTCAAAAAATAAAGAAAATGACAGATAAGCCATTCGGTGTCAATATCATGCTGCTTTCGCCATTTGCAGAAGATATTGTCGATTTAGTTTGCGAAGAAAATGTTCCTGTCGTCACAACGGGTGCAGGAAATCCGAGTAAATACATGGCACGTTTTAAAGAACATAATATTAAAGTAATTCCAGTAGTTCCTTCAGTCGCATTGGGTGCACGAATGGAAAAAATCGGTGCAGATGCTGTAATTGTTGAAGGAATGGAGGCTGGAGGACATATCGGTAAGCTTACAACGATGAGTATCGTACCTCAAGTAGTCGATGCTTTATCGATCCCAGTCATTGCAGCAGGAGGGATCGGTGATGGTCGAGGCATGGCAGCTACATT from Enterococcus sp. 9D6_DIV0238 includes:
- the fabK gene encoding enoyl-[acyl-carrier-protein] reductase FabK — protein: MRSQICKLLNIQYPIFQGGMAWIADASLAGAVSNAGGLGIIAGGNAPKEVVQAEIQKIKKMTDKPFGVNIMLLSPFAEDIVDLVCEENVPVVTTGAGNPSKYMARFKEHNIKVIPVVPSVALGARMEKIGADAVIVEGMEAGGHIGKLTTMSIVPQVVDALSIPVIAAGGIGDGRGMAATLMLGAEGVQVGTRFLVAKECTVHENYKARIIKARDIDTTVTCQHFGHPVRAIKNKLTNEYDRLEKIELRNPEPDLVKFDELGQGALRKAVVEGDVDHGSIMAGQIAGMITKEETAKEIIDSYIIEMKQVFVEKYSQWG
- a CDS encoding NAD(P)H-dependent flavin oxidoreductase yields the protein MSLKPLVIDGLVAKVPIIQGGMGIGVSLANLAGAVSREGGIGILSTAQIGYQEESFEKSPLRANMIAIQKQFEKAKEIACGGLIGFNIMAATFHYDRYVKRCVEVGADVIISGAGLPINLPELVEGSQTKIAPIVSSNKGARVLLSTWKKRYNKTADFVVIEGPKAGGHLGFKAEVIEQSIEQMDEEIIKIVETVNSFGADFNKKIPVIFAGGVFDREDIDHYLSLGCSGVQMATRFVVTEECDAPESFKEAYIKAEKEDITIIKSPVGMPGRAIKNRFSERIKHEQIPIEKCRNCLSYKHCDRETIPYCITETLLNAVTKEPEDALVFAGSNAYRIKEKTTVKTIFKELTTA
- a CDS encoding YkuJ family protein — translated: MKHSQLVAIIKRLEAMTEATDNEIQVRRFEKEGVEKCIVNYDKSTETFELTESDSQQSYQFDNIDIVAMEIYDLIQ
- a CDS encoding NAD(P)-dependent oxidoreductase; its protein translation is MPQIGFIGTGVMGASIVRNMMKHGLKVNVYNRTKSKTDELVKEGAIWKETPAEIAASSDIIFTMVGFPKDVETIYFDDNGIFTENIQGKIIVDLTTSTPTLAQKIAEKASALGGVALDAPVSGGDLGAKNGTLTIMVGGEKEAYDQLLPVFKTFGTTVTLHGNAGKGQHTKMANQIMIAGTMTGMTEMLVYANKAGLDLDKVIETLSGGSAANWSLSNYSPRILREDYTPGFFVKHFIKDLKIALDEAEKMDLDLPSTKLAVELYEKLANKGFENDGTQALIKLWWDEGKRS
- a CDS encoding MarR family winged helix-turn-helix transcriptional regulator, with the protein product MEPNLETVNDYLVSVFNDILTIEESELKKSQFNDLSITEMHTIEAIGMYKKKTSSEVAKELSITVGTLTVAINNLVKKGYVERIRSEDDRRVVKLGLTKKGKLLFRVHQHFHREMVKRILSGMDKSEEQALLKALKNLHDFLKEYK
- a CDS encoding glycosyltransferase — protein: MKVLLYFEGEKILAKSGIGRALDHQKRALSAVGIEYTLDAECTDYDILHINTYGINSHNMVNKARKMGKKVIYHAHSTEEDFRNSFIGSNQLSPLVKKYLVSLYSKADYLITPTPYSKDLLEGYGIKVPIASISNGIDLKRFERSKTKEEKFKEYFNISSNQKVIICVGLYFERKGIIDFVELARQFPDYRFIWFGHTPMYSIPRTIRTLVREDHPKNVEFPGYIKGDIIEGAYSAADLFFFPSYEETEGIVILEALASKQQVLVRDIPVYKGWLKDKENCYMGSTNEEFASLIESLIEKKLPNTCESGYEVAKQKSIERIGHDLKEVYETVLNRGHTNESEQIYLKN
- a CDS encoding acyl carrier protein → MVFEKIQAIIVEELGKEPEEVKLTTNIQEELDADSLDLFQIINEIEDAFDVKIESEDGITTVQDLVTYVEKQTAE
- a CDS encoding beta-ketoacyl-ACP synthase III; protein product: MNQFAKITCTGRYVPENVVSNQQLTTMMETSDEWISSRTGIRARNIVTNENTSDLCIKVAEQLLKKSGKKPEELDFILVATMTPDYGTPSVACLVQGSIAAQNAFAFDISAACSGFVYALSMGEKLIRTGKRLGMIIGGETLSKVIDWNDRTTAVLFGDGAAGVILEADTEEHFLSEKLQADGKRAKSLTSGYLENKSPFYTESSEESNYLKMTGRDIYDFSLKDVASNIREIVEEDVDYLLLHQANKRIIEKISRKLAIPREKFLTNMEQNGNTSAASIPLLLDESVEAGVLKIGSGQKIVLTGYGGGLTWGSILLTL
- a CDS encoding glycosyltransferase family 4 protein translates to MKFGFFTDTYFPQVSGVATSIKTLKEELEKKGHQVYIFTTTDPNAKEFEEDVIRMPSVPFVSFKDRRIVVRGMWYAYLIAKELELDLIHTHTEFGAGLLGKMVGKKLKIPVIHTYHTMYEDYLHYIAKGKVVRPTHVKYFSRFFANHTTGVVCPSERVIDKLREYGVTAPMRIIPTGIDIKKFERPDITEQMKEDLREELGLTKENMMLLSLSRISYEKNIQAIIQGLPIIFERFPNARFVIVGDGPYVEKLSCLAEDLNIREKIQFVGEVPNDQVAIYYKAADYFVSASTSETQGLTYTEAMASGVPCVVEGNAYLNNLFDHESLGHTFESDDEFASAFIAYVESGIKPDETILKDKLYEISASYFGNRMFEFYEDMIKYYDQRLVEKEAAASIERIKVKFTSLRK